One genomic window of Misgurnus anguillicaudatus chromosome 12, ASM2758022v2, whole genome shotgun sequence includes the following:
- the LOC141369136 gene encoding uncharacterized protein: MAEKHQWTPRVQRTTSDVAGSVVQGVWSFKLKSRRSLQRRHVAGPNSLWHIDGNHKLIRWRVVIHGGICGFSRLIVFLRASDNNRSNTVFEQFVQATARYGVPSRVRCDHGGENNDVCMFMNTYRGSERGSAIRGRSVHNQRIERLWGDLWRGVTNVYHQLFSFLESERIIDCSNELQMWALHYVYLPRINRDIQVFIDQWNNHGLRTVGHHTPYQIFVQGCLRRQAQPLTAMTEIFEGNTAPQGAAVSVPVLNLQEAVSVPLNQFRPNDRQMQLIQDVDIFAGPIGSQSIDALQRVIRVLQE, from the exons ATGGCAGAAAAACACCAGTGGACCCCTAGGGTCCAACGCACAACCTCTGATGTCGCCGGTTCTGTGGTACAAGGTGTGTGGTCTTTCAAATTAAAAAGCAGGAGGTCATTACAAAGAAGACATGTTGCAGGTCCCAACTCATTGTGGCACATTGATGGAAACCACAAACTTATCAG GTGGAGAGTAGTGATCCATGGCGGAATCTGTGGCTTCAGCAGACTAATTGTGTTTTTGCGGGCTTCGGACAACAACCGAAGCAACACGGTGTTTGAACAATTTGTTCAAGCCACTGCCAGGTATGGGGTACCATCTCGGGTCAGATGTGACCACGGAGGAGAGAACAATGATGTGTGCATGTTCATGAACACTTACCGTGGATCAGAACGAGGAAGCGCTATCCGTGGCAGAAGTGTCCACAACCAGCGGATAGAGAGACTGTGGGGAGATCTCTGGCGAGGTGTGACTAATGTGTACCATCAGCTGTTTTCCTTCCTTGAAAGTGAGCGAATCATTGACTGCTCCAATGAACTTCAGATGTGGGCACTACATTATGTTTATCTTCCACGGATAAACCGGGACATTCAAGTTTTCATAGATCAATGGAACAACCATGGTTTGCGAACTGTTGGCCACCacacaccataccaaatattTGTCCAAGGATGTCTGCGAAGACAAGCTCAACCACTCACTGCCATGACTGAGATTTTTGAAGGCAACACAGCTCCACAAGGTGCAGCTGTTTCAGTTCCTGTACTGAACTTGCAGGAAGCAGTTAGTGTTCCCCTTAACCAGTTCCGTCCAAATGACAGGCAGATGCAACTAATCCAAGATGTGGACATTTTTGCAGGACCTATAGGTAGTCAGTCTATAGATGCTCTACAAAGGGTAATCAGAGTTTTGCAGGAATAA